Genomic window (Streptomyces cadmiisoli):
GTCCGCCATGGTCTGAGCCCCGAGCAACGCGATGGGCACGTCGGCGAAGTCCAGCAGCACCGAGTCGAAGCGCTCACCCTCGTAAGTCTGCGCAGCCCGGGCCAGCTCGACGCAGCGCACGACGAGCGGCCAGTTTCCCGATCGGGCGGCGCAGCGCAGCCCGGTGGCCAGGTTGTCCCTGATCGCCGAGGCCGGGAATGCGGCAGAGACGGCGCGGGCGACGAAGTCCCGCCCGATGTGGCTGAGCACCTCGGTGTCGCGCCCGGCCTCGGCGAGGATCCGCAGAAGCCGTCGGAAGGCCCTCGGGTCCTCGAACAGTCCCCTGCCGGACAGCCATGTAGCGATCAGCGCCAGCGTCGACTGCAGGGCATCAGGATGGTCCTCGTATCCGAGGCGTAGGTAGCGGGCGAACGACTCGTGGTACACCCGTACCTCACCCTGTCCGGTCCGCTCGGAGAGCACCGGGGCCAGGACCTTCAGCGCACGATCGATTCGGTGTCCCCGGTCCGGGACGATCTGCCCGAGTTCCTCGCGAGTGACCGGCATGCCGAGCAGGGCGATGATGTCCGCGACGACATCGGCTTCGGCACCGAGGGTCTCGTAGAGGTGGGCGTAGTAGTCCTCCAGTGAATCGCGGTACGAGGGAAGCGCCCGCACGGTTGCCGCAGCGTCCGCAATCGTCTCTGGGCGCAGGGCAACCTCACGGCAGAGGTACGTCGTGTACAGGGCGTTTCCACCTGAGCGTTCCTGTAGCGCGTCGAGGAAGTCCGTGACTTCCCGGCCGTCGGTCAGCAGCGCCTCGGCCTGGCCGCCTCCTTTCGACAGGACGAGCCCGAGCCGCTCGGCTATGCCACGTAGTTCTTCCTGCGCGAGCGGCGGTACGGCGACGGTGGCAGCCCCTGCCTGTCTGAGGGGGTCGAGGTGAGTCCCGGGCTGGCTGAGTACGATGAGTACGCTGCCAGCCGGGAGCGGCAGCGAGCTGAGTACCTCGGCAAGGGTCAGGGACGGGTCCACTCTCCTGGTCCTCCCGCCGTGTACGCGGGTGACGTGATCTAGTCCGTCCACGACGAGCGCCACTCTCCGGACGGGATTCTTGCGCAGGGCCGTCGCCACCGCGTTCGCCAGGGCCTCCTCATCGGCGGCGAAGCGCGGGCGCTGGTCGTGGACGAGACTCGGCTCCGCCTCGGCCAGCCGGCTGAGCAGGCTACCGAAGACCGACTCGGTCATCACCCGGGTCAGCTGATCACCGTCTGCGTCACCCAGGTAGCAATAGTGTTCGGCGACCAGCCATCCGTCACGCGTGAGCTGTTCGACCAGTTGCTGGCACGCCCAGGACTTCCCTTGCCCCGGCGGGCCAGTAACCAGCAACACGTTCCCGTCGGATGCGGCGGTCCCGGCGGCTTCCACCAGGGCACCGACCACGCCCGGCCGAGCCACTTCCATGGTCCGGTCAACGGGATGCGCACGTAGGACAGCGCCGAAGTCCTGGCGCAGCTGTGCCCGGCGCAGCAGCTCCTGCGAAGTGACCTTGATGCCCCGCTGACGGGCCGCCCGGACCGTGCGGATCAGCGCCTCGGCCACGTCAACTGCCGAGCGCCCTTCGTTGGGGTGGATCCCCGCACCGAGTTCACCGCGCACACGCTGGAGGAGGAGTTGCTCAGCTGGCCCCGGCCGCTGGAGATCCATCGTCATAGGCGGCGCAGCGAGCTCCACAACAAGGTGCTCGCATAGCCATTCCAGATCCTCCTTGGAGACGGCCATGTCACCTTCAGCCAGGAACCCGAAGACGTTCCCTGCCTTGCGCCTGCCCCGCGCTGGCAGCTCGACCCCCTGCCAGATGGCCTCGGCGTCGAACCGTAGGAGAGTGGTGTTCATGCCCGCCAGGAACGGCACGTCAGACGCGCGTGCTGGCACCATGACCGCGCGTAGTACGGCATCGTCCGGTGGTGCGTCCCGCATCACGATGCGCAACCGGATCATACGAGCGGATGCCCCCGGGCCGTCGCGGTCGGCGACGGCGGCTGCCACGAGGCGATCCAGCCTCAGCCCACGGCCGTCCGAAGTGAACGTCTCGTAAGCGAGGGGGTGATCGTCGTTGTCCGAGTGCTTGAACTGGGTCCGCTCGCGGCATCCGTCCGCCCCGATGACCGTGAGATCGTCGAAACGGTCGTCCGGCACCAGTTTCTCGTCAACGTGCACGGCGACGATCCCGCCCAGCGGCAGATCCACCACACGACACGCTTCTAGTGTCGTGTGCTTGAAGTCTATTTACGATTGATCTTCGTGAGGATCTGGTCGGCGGTTTTGGTCCAGGTGAACGGCTCGCAGCGGGTGTTGTAGCCGTCGATGAAGGCGCGGATGGCGGCCTTCAGGTCGGGAACCGACTCGAAGGTGCCGCGCCGTATGGCTTGCCGGGTGATGATCCCGAAGAAGATCTCGACCATGTTGAGCCAGGAGCAGGAGGTGGGGGTGAAGTGCAGGGTCACCCGCGGGTGCTTCGCCAGCCACGCCTTCACGTTCGGGTGCTTGTGGGTGGCGTAGTTGTCGACCACGACGTGCAGTTTCACCCTGGGGTGCGCCTTGGCGACCTGCTTGAGGAAGTGCAGGAACTCTTTGTTGGTGTGCCGCTCGTAGCAGGCATCTGCGCTGATCCTGCCGGTGGCGACCTCCAAGGCGGCGAACAGCGAGGTGGTGCCGTTGCGCCTGTAGTCGTGGGTCTGGCGTTCCGGCAAGCCAGGCCGCAGGGGCAGGATTGGGGCGGTGCGGTCCAGTGCCTGGATCTGGGTCTTCTCGTCGACGCACACCACGACCGCCTTCTCCGGCGGGGCCAAGTACAGGCCGACCACGTCGCGGATCTTCGGCTCCAGCTCCGGATCGGTGGAGAACTTGAAGGTCTCCACCCGGTGCGGCTGGATGCCCCACTTCCGCCAGATCTTCGCGATCACGGAGAACGAAAGCCCGAGCTCCTTGCCCAGCAGTCGCGACGACCAGTGCGTCACCCCCAGCCTCGCCGGCGGCCTGCCGTCCTCGGCCAGCGTCGCGACCAGCACAGCCACCTCGTCCACCGTCCCCGGCCGACCCGGGCGCGGCAAATCCCCCAGCGACTCGATTCCCGAAGCCCCGTACCGGTCACGCCACTTCAAAACGGTCGGCCGGGACGTCCCCAACCGGGAAGCGATCTGCGCATTGGACACACCGTCGGCGGCCAGCAACACGATCCGCGCACGCTGAACCAGGCCCGCCGGCGCCGTCGACATGCGCGTCAGCGCCTCCAGACGAGACCGGTCACCCTCGCGGAGCTGCAGCGCAGCGGCCGTATGCATGACGCCATTGTCCCGAACCGACGACCGTAAAGCTACTTCAAACACACGACACTAGCAGGTCCTGGTACTCATACCCGCGATGCGCGGCAGTCAGATCACCCATGTCCTGTGCATTGTCTCGGGTTGGGCGCCTATAGGAGGGAAAGCGAGAGTGATACTCCCCTCTGAACAAGCGACGAGGCGCAGGTATGGCGCATGGAGTGCGGCAGGTGGTGTGGGGCGGGCTGCGGCTCGCCGTCGCTGCCGAAGTAGCAGGCGCCGTCGAGGGCCAGCCACCAGCCAGCCTGTCAGCGCCAGTTGCCGTCGTTGAGGCGGCGGCCGGCCCGGCCCTTGGTGATGGTGGTGAAGATCAGCGCATCACCGTCGGGCCGGTGGAAGTGGCGTTCGAACGCCCTTGGTCGTGGGCTCGACGCGTTCCACATGATGCGTCATCGGAAGCAGATCGAATTTGGGGGCAGTCGATCAGACTGCCAGCTCGGTGACCTCCTACGCCTCCCCGCCGCACTCCACCCGAGAGCTCAGCTGGTCGAGACCTGCCCCTGCCGTCCTTGATGCATCCAGGCGATGACGTCGAACACACGCAGGACGCCGATGTCCTCACCGATCCCCGCCTTGTCGCGGAGACAGGCCAACTGATCGTAGAAGGCACCGTTGTCCGCCTGCAGGGCCGCAGCCAGCGCTGCCCAGAAGGAGTGGTCTGTCTTCGGTCGCTCAAAGAGCTGCTTGATGCGGATGTCGTAGATGGGGATGAGGTGGGGACGCTTGCGGGCCAGCACTTTGCCTGCGACAACCGGTCCACTGCCGTCGGGCTTGCCGGGGTACTGCTTGGTGCCGGCCAGGCGTTCCCACAATTCCCACGCCGGTCCGCCCTCCGCTATGAGCGCATCGCTTCGAGGATCCTCCAGACATGCGTCACGGGGGATGAGCGACAGCAGGCGCGCCCAGTGCCCGTCGGGGTCGGTCAGCAAGTTGATCGCCCCATGTGGCTCCAGGGACACACTGAGCGTGGTGATGGCCACCAGGTCGTTGCCGTCGAAACGGTCCGCGACGTGCTCGGCGTCCCCGCCCCCGCCCAGGCGCTCGAAGCACGCGCCGGAATAAAACAGGTCGCCGCATGAGCGTCGTCGGGTGAAGTACTCACCCAGCAGGCTCACAGCCTTCTCGTCGTCCCAGTAGATCTCCGGAATCTTCAACTCGATCACCCGAAGCCCCCAACTCCCACGCCACCAGTGATGTGTCGGTGGACGGTACACCAGCTGAGACCCTGCGGTGGCTCGAGCGGAAACCGCGGCCAACACTCGCGCCTGTGCTCCACCGCATTTCGGGTTAGCTTCTGGCACCTGGTCCAGGCGTGGGCTCTGGTCCTGTTGGCGTCTGAGAGCTGGCAGGAAATGCCGTTCGCCGATGTTCCGGTCATGAGTACCCTCTGACCCTCTGTCACCAGCCTCCGCGTCTCGGGAGCACCTCAGTCCCTTCAGGTCGGGCCCCGAGGCCCGATCTAAGACGATAGATTTGGGCTCCTTGTTCGACGCCGTGCCACGGTCGCCGGTGACGCTGACGAAGAGTGAAGGGAACGTGGGCCGAGTGCACCAAGTGGCTGTCGAGGAAGCCCTGGAGGGGCTGGCCGCCGCTTCCGCGAACTTCGGCTTTCTGCTGCCGCTGGAGCCCCTCCTACTGGTGTATGGCGCGGGTGCTGAGGCCGACGCGCATGCCCGCCCGAAACGGTCCCTCGCCCAGGCCCGGCAGTTTGCGGAGGTCCTAACCGCGGAGTCCGTCCGGCTGCTCGGTCCGGATTCCACCGATGGCCCGGTGCTCCGTGCGCTGGCCGAACTGCGCCGCTCCGGCGCCCCCACACCAAACGGGGAGGCCGGACCGGACCACCGGTCCCGTGCCCAACGTCTCGTACGCCACTGCTTCGACCTGGGCGTCTGGTACTTCCGGCTGCGGACCGGAGTGCGTGACGCCCTCTCCTTCGTCCCGCCGGCCGAATGGGACGACACCCCGACGAGTTCACCGCGCCGCCACGTGGCCATATGGGAACCGGTGACCGACCTGGCCACCCGGGTCGCCCTGCTCGACGAGTACGTCCCCGTGCTGCGGCGGACCTTCGACCGGCGTACGCCCGCCGAGACGGCCACCCGCGCGTCCCTGGAGGCACGTTCGGCCCTCCTGGAGGCGGAGTGGCGCGTCGCGGACCTGCTGACCGAGGCGGGATGGGACGTACGGGATGATTCTGACGCGCCGCATGAGCTACTGGTGCGGGGGGTTGCGGTGCGGGGCGCGGCGCAACCGGACCAGGCAGCGGGACCAGACTACGTGCTCCGCGTCGACGGCCGACCGGTGGGCACCGTTGAGGTGCGGCCGCGCGGCAAGGATCTAGGGGCTGCGCTGGCCCGGCGCGGTGAGGCTGCCACCCCGTCGACGGCGTCCACGGAGCGGCGGATGCCCTACACCTACGCCACCGACGGCGTCCGGGTGCTGTTTCAGAACGGGGATGACCCCGAGCCGCGCTTCCGGGAGATCTTCAGCTTCCACCAACCGGATACCGTGGCCCGCTGGCTGCGGGAGGCCGTGGCCGATCCCCAGGCGCCAACGTTTCGGGGCCGCGTGCGCCGCCGTCTTCCGGACCTCGATGATGATGGCTATGCCCAGAGTGTTCTACGGTCGTGGCAGTACGACGCGGTGCGGGCGTTCGAGAGCTCGCTGCGCCGGGGCGAGCGCCGGGCGATTGTCCAGATCGCCGTGGGGGGCGGCCGAGCGGTCACGGCCGTCACCGTGGCCTACCGCCTGCTGCGGCACGCCCGGGCCCGCCGAATTCTCTTCCTAGTTGACCGGGTGGACCTCGAAAGGCAGGCACTGGCGACCTTCGCGGCGTACTCGGGTCCTGGCGAAGACGGCCGGAAGTTCACCGAGTCGTATCGGGTAGAGCGGCTGAGCTCGGACGTCGTGCCATCCCAGGAGGTCGTTGTGAGCACCGTGCAGCGGCTTCACAACGTCCTGTCCGGGGGCAAACCGGCGTCCGGCGTCCGCTACCGCCCCGATCTACCCCCCGAGTTCTTCGACCTCATTATCGCCGACGACTGTCACCGGTCCGTCTCCTCCCGATGGCGCGCGCTGTTCGATTACTTCGACGCGCCGGTGCTCGGCCTGACGGCTACCCCGACGGACCAGGCGCTGAAGGTCTTCCAGGGCAATCTGGTCAGCTCCTACACCTTCGCGGACGCCGTCGCCGACGGCCGAGCCGTGGACATCACCATCTACCGCATTGGCCGCCTCGACACGCGACCGGAGTGGGCGGCCGACACCCTGGAGGAGTTGGACCTCGACGCGAAGGAGACCCTCGGTCACCGTCGCTCCGTGGTGAGCGGCCAAGCGCTCCACGCCGCGCTCACGGCGTTCAAAGAGGGGTTGCCGTCGATGTTCCCCGAGCGGGAGTGGCTCGGTTCCGAGAATGTGGCGCTGCCCAAGACCGTGGTCTACGCGGCCGACGACCGGCATGCAGACGAGGTGGTCGACGCGCTGCGCACGGTGTTCGGGCAGGGGCCTGGCTTTTGCCAGAAGGTGAGACTCAACGGCGGGTCACCGCACCTGTGGCTCTCGCAGTTCCGTAACACAGTCGAACTGCGGGTCATCGTCGTGGTGGGCTCGCTCACCGGTGCGGACATCGCGCCCGTCGAATGCCTCTTGTTCCTGCAGGACGTCAAGTCCTCAAATCGGTACTTCCA
Coding sequences:
- a CDS encoding IS630 family transposase, with translation MHTAAALQLREGDRSRLEALTRMSTAPAGLVQRARIVLLAADGVSNAQIASRLGTSRPTVLKWRDRYGASGIESLGDLPRPGRPGTVDEVAVLVATLAEDGRPPARLGVTHWSSRLLGKELGLSFSVIAKIWRKWGIQPHRVETFKFSTDPELEPKIRDVVGLYLAPPEKAVVVCVDEKTQIQALDRTAPILPLRPGLPERQTHDYRRNGTTSLFAALEVATGRISADACYERHTNKEFLHFLKQVAKAHPRVKLHVVVDNYATHKHPNVKAWLAKHPRVTLHFTPTSCSWLNMVEIFFGIITRQAIRRGTFESVPDLKAAIRAFIDGYNTRCEPFTWTKTADQILTKINRK
- a CDS encoding DUF6308 family protein; this translates as MIELKIPEIYWDDEKAVSLLGEYFTRRRSCGDLFYSGACFERLGGGGDAEHVADRFDGNDLVAITTLSVSLEPHGAINLLTDPDGHWARLLSLIPRDACLEDPRSDALIAEGGPAWELWERLAGTKQYPGKPDGSGPVVAGKVLARKRPHLIPIYDIRIKQLFERPKTDHSFWAALAAALQADNGAFYDQLACLRDKAGIGEDIGVLRVFDVIAWMHQGRQGQVSTS
- a CDS encoding type I restriction endonuclease subunit R, translating into MTDLATRVALLDEYVPVLRRTFDRRTPAETATRASLEARSALLEAEWRVADLLTEAGWDVRDDSDAPHELLVRGVAVRGAAQPDQAAGPDYVLRVDGRPVGTVEVRPRGKDLGAALARRGEAATPSTASTERRMPYTYATDGVRVLFQNGDDPEPRFREIFSFHQPDTVARWLREAVADPQAPTFRGRVRRRLPDLDDDGYAQSVLRSWQYDAVRAFESSLRRGERRAIVQIAVGGGRAVTAVTVAYRLLRHARARRILFLVDRVDLERQALATFAAYSGPGEDGRKFTESYRVERLSSDVVPSQEVVVSTVQRLHNVLSGGKPASGVRYRPDLPPEFFDLIIADDCHRSVSSRWRALFDYFDAPVLGLTATPTDQALKVFQGNLVSSYTFADAVADGRAVDITIYRIGRLDTRPEWAADTLEELDLDAKETLGHRRSVVSGQALHAALTAFKEGLPSMFPEREWLGSENVALPKTVVYAADDRHADEVVDALRTVFGQGPGFCQKVRLNGGSPHLWLSQFRNTVELRVIVVVGSLTGADIAPVECLLFLQDVKSSNRYFQMLAVGTRPIAPAELRAVTPGASAKTHCVVVDPVDVTRHHAGQSSTVRKRGREKDAYEAPTAATTVDDAEVLERWRSFLRADNGPARELITGTRALTEGDVQMLRSWAESLARPPRRLTAERIWSAYERVGVTASDARRPRAPKGPMDLLALVRYEAGLEPRPRPYRDQVFERLDAWIDHQERQGRSFDSDQVWWMERIADGTAVGGHFAAASLDAVPFTLKGGTSGFLRAFGEHGAVRLLDELRSVLA